The DNA segment GCCAAAGCAAGTTTGATTCAGCTGCTGTTCTTTAACACCGTCTGTGGTTCTCTGTAAATCACTAACagataatattttcatattctggCTCTCTCCATGTCCCCTGCTTTCTGAATAATTACCTTGTTTTGTGCGAGCCGTAAGAGGTTTTCACAGATAATTCATCCAGCACTGAAAGGCAGCCAGCTTTTGGGCTGGAGCACATTTTCTGGCCACCTGGCATTGCTGCACAGAGGTCTGCGCTGGAGCGCAGCTGCCTCCGGAGGGAAGCGCAGTATCCAGGACAGCCGAGGGCAGGGCGAGAAACCAAACCCAGCTGAAATCCCAGCCGCCCTTCCTCGGAGAATAATTTAGCTTGGCAAACTCAGCCCACCCTGAATTTCTGGATGTGTGGACAGATTGATCCCGCAGATCTGGATGCTCTCACCCACAGAAAGGCCGTTTCACTGCAAACAAAACACCTCTCGGGAGCCGTTTGTGGCGGCGTGCTCTGCCTCAGCTTGCATCCCGTGTCCTGGCCGGCGCTGAGCTCTGCGAGAGCGGGTGGGTCAGAGCTCAGCGTGGGGCTGGGATGGCCCCAAGGTTCCCACTGCCGTCCCAGGGTTGATGGGGGGCAGCCAGGAGAAACGATCATCCCTGTGCCAGCTTGTCCCGGCAGCTCCCAGAACGGGCCACCAAAGGTGCCGGGGTTATTGCCGTCATTGCTGTGCTGAGGGGCTTCGAGGAGATGTCAGCAGCCCTGGCCTACAGCCTCCATCGCCCTGATGGAGAGCACAATGTCCTCAGCTTTAACATGCACCTTGAGGGCTATCAGCATCTTCACTGTAGACAGGGAGGTTGTTGAGGTAAAAGCCGCAGTTAGGGACACTCCCCTGGGAGGTGATGACCACTTGGTGAGCATCTTCACGGATGAATTCTTAAAGAAGCATCAGGAGAGCATCAGGCAGGACAAAGGAGCTGTTGGAGGCTCAGGAAAGCCTGCAAGGGTGCCAGACGGACTCCCACCTCCAGCATGGAAGCCACCATCAGCTTGGACAGCCTCTAGAGGGATCAGCTTGCAGGCAGACGTTCCCATGCCCAGTTCAAGCACCTGGGCACCAAACACTTGGCTGGCAGATGCCAAGAAGGAGCAGCTGAACAAGGAGGAGACCCTGAAGGTGGCAGAGGACTCTCAGAAATACCGAGGACTACTTCTGGTCCTGTGTGTTCTGCATGAAGCTGACCTAGGAGACACCTGGAACTGCTTCACCCTGCAGGCCAAGAAGATGGGATTCTCAAGGGGGCATATGGGAGGTAGATGCCAAATCCTCTCAGCTTTCACTCTCCAGGCAGTGCTCGCTCCCCATAAAGCACCAGCCTCAGCTGATATTTCACCATCAAGGCATCACATTTGGGGAGCTGCCTGCATAAGCTGGCAAGCTAGAGATGCAGGGTATGCAGGCAATGTGCCTTTTCTGAAGGAAGCCTTAAATGCATACCTTTGGGCCAGCTGTGCTTTCAATAAAAAGCAGGACTCAGAGTGGCTGTTCTTTGCTACGCTCTGTAAAACCTGGAGCAGCTCTGAGGTTCAGTTGTCGAGGGGAGTCTGGAGGTTGCAGCTCACCCGGGCTGGGAGCCAGAAGCCGAGGCTGGCTCTGGAAACAGCATGGAAACATCAAACGTCTCTTCAGGTAtgtcctttctcattttctcctttttcaaatataataaaTGGATCTTTTTTTAAGTTCCCAGCCATCCTTAACTACCCACGCTCAGAACTGCTATCCCTAATGccacaaatgcaaaatttcagGCTCCTGCTAAATGCTTCCGGGGGGTGCAAAGCCTCCAGCTCTCAAAGCCACCTGCGTGTTCAGCAGCAAATTCAGAACATCACCTATCCAAAGGGAGCCTGAAAGTCACGGTTCCCTGAAAGTCAAAGCATGTTTTATCGACTGCAGTCAAGAGAATCAAAGATCTGGAGACCTGGACTCCCACAGAATAAACCACATTATTCCTGTGCAGTGATCATTTCTCTCCCAGACACGAATTCGAGTCAGCACCCCTGCTGAGAATGATTAAAGACCACTTCAGAAATCAGTGCAGCAAATTGTAAAATAAGCAGGTgaacaagtgaaagaaaacaagaaaatattatgaCCTGCCACCCTCAATTGGGAGCAATCACATCGCCTGGAAGGAAGCGCTGCTCCCTGGGTGCTGCCGGCCGGTGCTTGCAGTGAGGAAGCGCGGTGGCTGACCCTGGctgtttgctattaaaaaaaagggtgtAGCCATGGAGCCATGGGGGGATGTCACTTCTCAACCACCAGAAGCCCATTCCGGGGGAAGATGCAGCCTGTGCACATGCTGATACAAGCCAGGCTTATACCCCTTTTGTAGGCTCCccttgcagctgcctggctgctaATTGGGCTCTTAAATTGGGAAGGCAGAGCCTGGTGGTGCCAGCAGCTCTCACCTAGGGGCTCTGGGCTGCCTGCCAGGGTGGATGTGATCAGACCCCCAGAAATGAGCCTTCACACTACCCTGATACCCAGCCTGGACACCCCAAGAGCAGCACTAGCCTCGTTAGCCCCTCAGCTCTTGGTCAGGCTGCCCCATGGCCATGCAGGTTTTGGGGTAAAGCACTGGAGCAAGTGGAGACAAAAGGAGCACAACAGCTCTGGGGTGGCAGCTCCaagcccagctgctccccaggagGTTGGAGAAGCCCCCCTGATGTGTCCTGGATGGAATGAGCTGGGTCTCCTTTGGGCTCCCTCCATCCCAAGGGCTCGGGAGGGAAACCCTCAGAAGCTCTGCTTTTCCCCCCAGATGCGTGGGGAAACTGAGTCACCAAGCCCTGGCCCACGCAGGAGCCTGGGGAGAGGCTGAGCCAAGGATCCAGGTGTGCCAAGAGAcactgggtgctgggggctgccctggtgGGGGGCAGCTCCCTGCTTCCCTGTGTGATGCcggcagcagggatggggtggtGCAGTTGGGCACAGGAGGGCTctgagcccagcccagcctctgaGAGTGGATTCAGGctccctgctggggcagggggtgctggcACTTCTGGGGGTGGCACTGAAAACTGGTGTTAGGGCACACAACCCAAACGGGTGAGGCTGGGCTGAGCATTGGGTGAAACTCATCCCACAGagggctgcagaaggcagccaTGGCAAGGGCTGTGGCTGGCGGTGGGGGGGGCTAAGGCTGGTGGAAGACACCTGAGCATGACAGACAGGATCACTTCTACAGGCTTTTATGGCCAAAATGGTAAAATATCTCTCCAGGGGGTTGAGAGCATCCTCCGACCTCCTGTCCGAGCTGCCCCCTTCAGCCCCGCAAACACCTCCCAGGGCCCCTcatccctctgccagcccccatccagctggagctgcccaaggggacacagaggggacAGGGCACATGTGGGGCCGTGTCTCATCAGGccaggatggggaaggaggcGGCAGTGGCCACACCGCAGTTATTGTCCTTCATGGCCATGAGGACATAGCCATCGTTGCCCCAGTATGTGGACCAGGAGTTCTTGATGAGCCAGTAGCTCTTGCCTTGCAGGACCCCGTAGCCCACGGCCAGCACTGCGTGGTCCAGCGCCGATGTCTCATTTCCTGGccaggaggagagaagaaaacagagccaTCTTATTCCCCATCCCTTGGAGCTGGAGCTCGTTCCTGATGCAGCGAGTGGCCCCATATCCCCTGGCTCAGAGCTCAGCGGGGAGGTAACTACCACCCGGCAAATATTTTTGCCTATCCCAGCTCCCATGAGTGGGACACAGAGCCCCCTGGGTTGGCTGGACTCACCACAGCGGGGCTCCTCGTAGACACCGTTGGCGTAGAAGGTGAAGGACTTGTGCGAGGCGTCGATGTTGACGGCCACGGGGCCGTGCTTGACCAATGCAGCCTTCAGCGCGGTGGCACTGCCCGGCTCCACGCTGGCGTAGCCGGTGAGTTGGCCCAGCAGCTCCGACTGGTTGCAGTGGCAGTAGCCATTCTaggggggggaggcgggggtgTCAGCAGGGCAAGTGGGGGGGTCTGACCCACCCCAGccagggggaaggagggagagggtcAGCTCAGATGGAGCATCCATAAATCAAAGTAGAGCCTCCATCCACTGCCGGAGGCTTGATGGCTGATTTGGGAGCGCCTGGGGGGAAGGATTGGGGAAGGGGTAGCGCTGCACCCCCCAAGCAACACTGCCACCCTCACCTGCCCCAGGTAGGGCCCGTAGGACTCGGTGCTGGCGATGCCACCGTGCTTCATGATCCACTCGTAGGCTCTCCACTCCTCGCCCCCGTCGCAGGCGTAGTTCCCGAAGCCCCAGGAGCAGTCGATGAGGACTTGTTGGGACAGGGGGGTCAGCACGCCGGTCTGTGGGGAGACacatgctgcagggatggggacaggcacCCTCCAGGCACCCTGGCCATCCCTACGGGGCACAGCCCCGCTCTCACCTTGAGGAAGAGGGCACCCTCCATCGCGCCCGTCGTGGCGAAGCTCCAGCAGGACCCGCAGACAGCCTGGTCCTTCACAGGGGTGACAGCACCTGGGGACAGCGGGACGGGCACACATTTAGCAGAGCAGTGAAGGATGCTACCTGTCCCTCCGCAAACCCTGGCATGCACAGCTGACCCCCGTGCACACTCCAGGCCTGCACACTGGTGGTACCAGCTCCCTCCTCACCATACAGCCGCCAGTCGAGGCTCTCGGGCAGGATGAGGCCGGCGTAGAGCTCGGTGGGGAAGGGCTGCCCGTTGTTGGGAGCCCCGCTCCGGCGCCGGCCCCGCAgggcagccagctcctggggcGTGCGGTCGGCCAGGTGGTTCAGCGCCAGCGTGTAGGAGAGCGCGGCGCGGTTCCTCGAGTGCACGaacctgcagcagagcagacttGCTGCGAGAGGGGAGCGAGGGACCACGCTGGCCACCCCAACCCTGAGCAccccccagcctgtccccctGGCATCCTGTACCGCATGTTATGGATGAAGGTGCGCTTGCGATGCTCGTGCTCCTCCTCGCTGTTGTAGCTCTTCCCGAACCGCTCCTTGTAGTGGTggaagaggtggtggtggaCATGGTCCATCTCTGGTGCCCTCCCCACAAACTCCTGCATGGGGTTGGCCATGATGCGGTGCTCGGGGCTGGCTGTGGGCCACTGCTTGCACTGCACCCCTGCCATGAGACACGGACACCTCCTGAGCAGGGACagtccctcccagccccccagccgTGGTGCACAGCGTGGTCACCCCCAAAACCACTGGGGCTGCCCATCCCGTACAGACACATGGGTGCGGGGGTGATCTGCATCCACACTTCCAGAGCCGCTCCCGAGCACCCGCCATCCCACCCAGAACCCTGCGCTCTGGCACGGGGGAGCCAACAGCAGGAAAGCACCTGCATCACCCCAGCTATCGACATTAATTAAATTCCTCCCCTGCTGTTTTCCCAAGCAAAGCAATTCACCCAAATTATCagtcttataaaaaaaaaaaaacaaaccaaaaccaaaaaaacacaaaccaaaaacaaacgGTGGAAGGGGTGCTGCATTTTGGTGGCCACACTAGCCACCGGCTGGGCGGCACGGTGGCTGGGGACACTCACCCTCGGGGAGATGGAAGACGCTGGGAGGGAAGCGGTGGCTGAAGGAGGAGTAGTCGATCTCGTACTTGTCATAGTGGgagcccaggaggctgttgaAGCCGTGCACCTCGTAGTGCAGGGGCACAGGGCcgtgggcagagctgcccaccCGCAGCGTGTAGACGTTCTTCTTGTGACCCCAGTAGGAAACGTTCTGCCAGACGGCGCAGTGCTGCCCACGGAAGCGCTCCTCCCGCACCCGCTGGGCACAGCGCATGCGTCAGGGACCAGGGTGCCACACCGGCACCATGCCCCCAGTGAGCTGGGGCACCCCACAGTGATGGCACCCCATCCTGCGTGATGCCACCCTGGATGTAACCCCTCCATCTCCATCACCCCTGGCCTCATCCAGCCTTGTATTTACCCATACCCAGCCAGGGAAGGCTGCTCCGCCCTTGTAGAGAGGTAGCCATCAAACGCCCTGTACCTATGGGGGTGTCCCTtgtcccctcccctgccccatcctGCATTTTGGAGGACTGTGCCCGGGGCTCACCTTGAAGTTGTCCAGGCTGGGGAAGACACTCTGCGGGGCGATAAGGTCCCTGTTGGTGCCATTGATGCGGAAGCACTTGCGGACGTTGACCTCTGTCTCCGTTGTCTCAGGCGTCACCTTGAAGCTGGCCCCGAAGGGCTCGATGGAGCCAAACTGGTAGGTGACCACTTGGCCTGGGGATGAGGACAGCGTTAAGGTCAAGCCAAGCCCCCGGGTCCTGGTGTGGTGATGGCTGCCAGGGCTTTCCCAGGGCACAGGAGCgtcctggggcaggaggagggtgagggatggaggggacGGACCCCTTTCTGCACCCACCGCCATAGTACTCGATGCGGCTTTTCCCACCAGTGAGGTTGTACCAGGCTTCGAAGGGCTCCCTGATCTCTGCGTAAGGCAGGCTGATGACTCCTGCGGACACAGAGGGGCCGGGctcggggggctgcggggggctgaTCCCCGGGGAcatcccccatccccctgccccgaGCCTGTGGCTGAGAGGGGAGcacagggtgggcagggagcaccCCAGAGCCCCACAGCATCACCCCCCTCCTCCACCCCTGGCCACCACCGGCAGCACCCAACGGCAGCGAtgcaccccagcccctgggTTTCGTGGGGGAATTGGAGCCTCCTCGGCTTGGGCACGTCACATgggagctggtggctggaggTGCCCGAGGGACCCCCTCGGGCAGCATGGCAGCGATGGCACCATCCCAGTGGGGTGCCCTGTCCCCAAGCCCTACCTGTGACATGGTAGATGTCCCCAAACGTGGGTGTCTCCAGAGAAGCTCTGCACTCTGcttctagaagaaaaacagaaacaaaccccGAACCCCTTTACACTGCTGATTACCCAGCTCTCcatggcaggggctggcagcagtgctggtccCTGGCTCATTGTCCCCCCGGAGAGGGGGACAGCCCCAGGGGAGCACGTgctggtggcagtgctgggaaggcTCCCACCTGCCTGGGCAGTGCAGAGAACAGGGGTCTGCAAGCCGGGGCTCCCTGCTTCTCCACCAGCTCTCTGGCCAATCCAGagccacccccaccaccaccccccactCTCCTTGGGGTGCAGCCAGCTCAGGGGCACCCCAAGCCCCCATGCACACCCCAGGACATGAGGGGCAACTGTATGCACCCCCATATGGCACACGCAGAGTGTGCCCACTGTCCCTGCACTACTCCAGGCACAGGGATAGGGACAGGGCAGCCCCATCCCAAGGCCAGgaccccacagcagcccaggacCACCACAGTGCCCAGGCTAAGGGGCACAATGGCATCCCCCTGTGACGGGGGCACGGCCTCGGTGTGTTCCCCCCTCCGAGCTTGGCCAAGGTGGGTGCTTACCCAGCATCGTGGCggcccccagcaccagcagccaccccagcccctccatcCTGCGCACTCCAGCcctgcacccatgggtggcTTAAATATGGCTGGTGGGTGGGCaaagagctgcaggcagccaacAGGCAGAGCCCCGTCCTTCCCTTGGCTGGGGCTAGACCAAGGAGGAGGTGTGGCTTTACATTGCCCCCCCatgggcacccatgggtgtcTTTCTCACCCATACTAGGGTGGGTGCTGATGCTGTGTGCTTGCagggtttggggcagggggagcaggatGGGACCCAGACCCCTGTGGGACCCCATGGCATGGCCATCCCCTGGGGCAAGGGTGGGTGCCCCAGGGATCGGGGGCTTGGTGCTGGGGTCCCTTTGCTCCCACCCATCCTGCATGGCAGTTTGCAGCCAGGCTTTGCTGCAATCAGTGTGCTGCGAGCAGGGGGAGCATCGGCAGCAACCCAAGGCAATGGGACCCTGCCAGGCACCCCAGAGCCCCTCTGggtgctccctgccctcctggAACAGGAGCCAAGGTGTCTCACCAAAGGCAGCGCTGGGCAGTGGTGGGGAGATGGGGCCCGTTGGCATCCCTGCATCCTTCTGCATACACCACCAGGGGTAAGGATgcaattgggggggggggttaattggaaaaaggggaaagatgCAGATGAAATGTCAGGAGTGACATGGAAAAACGGACCCTGTGAGGACAGCAGCGGTGTCACTGCAGCAGAGTGGCCTTCACCCCTCCCACTTGCTGCGCGTCCAGCTGGCCCCCAGCCCAAGGTGACAGCGAGCGCCTGTGGGGCTGCCTGAGCCCAAAACAAAGCCGATAAGGGCTTGGCATAGCCTGGCTGCATGTGCCACGGGCTTTCGGGTCCAATTCAGCTGTACccctgggtgcagggctgggctgatGCACCCCGTACTGCAGCACCTCCCCAGGGACCAGCACCACCACTGTCAAAGCGCCCCAACCCATGCAGAGATGCATCCTGCCCCAGGGATGTACCAGCGAAGACAGGAGACCACCAGGGTCAGGACAGAGGCACCTTCCCACCCCATCTGCGGGATCCTCATGCGCTGACCCTGCTCTCCCAGGAGGGCTCGATTCTGAACGAGGAGCACCCAGGTGAGCCATGGCCATGGTGTAAAGTGCCTTTCCTGGATGGGGGCAGCCCCACAGGGTGAAGGGGAGCCTGGCTCGTGGCGCTGGCAAACACCGCCGGTGACATCCCCACCCATAGCCACAACAGGGACCTGGGCAGTGGGGCAGAGGGTGGctgccttcccccctccccaacaccCCACCAGGAATTTCTTGTCTCAGCAGGAGTCCCTGGGGTTGTTTGTGCTCCACCTTGAGAGATAGGGCTGGAAAAGCCGCTCCCCTCGCCCTGGGTGTCTGGGACTGTCTGCAAGAGCCAGCTGGCTCTGCCAGGCGGAGTGGTCCCCTCACCAGGAGGCCCCTGTGGTCCCacaggacaaagaaaaacaagctgggggacagggacctGTGCAGGGGACAGATGTGTTgcatgctgcaggcactggggtCTGCAaagggggcagagctgggcagccagcGACTGAGTCCCTGCTGTAGAAGCAAACCAGTATTTTTCCAAGGTCTTTATTGGCAAGCCCACAGCTGGGTCCCCATCCTGCCCCTTGTCCAGCACCCCATGGCCCTGTCCCACTGTGTGCCCAGCTTCCTGCTGCGTGATGGCTCACACTGAAGGGCTGCTCCAGGGATGCGTGTCGAAAGCATCACCGAGGgctctccctgcagagctgagaggTGGCTCAGGCCAGGATGGGGTAGGTGGCTTCGGTGGCCACACCACAGTTATTGTCCTTCATGGCCATGAGGATGTAGCCATCATTGCCCCAGTATGTGGACCAGGAGTTCTTGATGAGCCAGTAGGTCTCTCCCTGCAGGACCCCATAGCCCACGGCCAGCACTGCGTGGTCCAGCTCTCCAGGCTTGTTCGCTGCAGGGGACAACACAGGAGATGGCTCGTTCAGAAAATCCCTGTCCCGTGAGCATCCCTGCTCCCGtgagcatccctgctcccagggctgctgcagcgcCGCGGAGGGCTGCGGGGCCGGTTCCCTCCTTCACCCCTGCCAAAGCTGCTTGACAGCAAGGAGGGAAACATGGGTGTCCTGGCATCTCCCTGGGCACCCAGGTGCTCCCGTGCCCTGTGTGTCCTCCAACTCACCACACTTGGGCTCATAGTAGATGCCGTTGGAGTAGAAGGAGAAGGTCTTGTGCGAGGCGTCGATGCTGACGGCCACAGGGCCGTGCTTGTAGATGGCGGCTTTGACTGCCGTGATGTTGCCTGAGGTGACGTTGACATAGCCCGTGATCTTGGCCAGCATCTCAGATTGGTTGTAGTGGCACAAGCCGTTCTGTGGGACCCAGAGGGGGGACACTGT comes from the Falco rusticolus isolate bFalRus1 chromosome 3, bFalRus1.pri, whole genome shotgun sequence genome and includes:
- the LOC119144568 gene encoding digestive cysteine proteinase 1-like — protein: MLEAECRASLETPTFGDIYHVTGVISLPYAEIREPFEAWYNLTGGKSRIEYYGGQVVTYQFGSIEPFGASFKVTPETTETEVNVRKCFRINGTNRDLIAPQSVFPSLDNFKRVREERFRGQHCAVWQNVSYWGHKKNVYTLRVGSSAHGPVPLHYEVHGFNSLLGSHYDKYEIDYSSFSHRFPPSVFHLPEGVQCKQWPTASPEHRIMANPMQEFVGRAPEMDHVHHHLFHHYKERFGKSYNSEEEHEHRKRTFIHNMRFVHSRNRAALSYTLALNHLADRTPQELAALRGRRRSGAPNNGQPFPTELYAGLILPESLDWRLYGAVTPVKDQAVCGSCWSFATTGAMEGALFLKTGVLTPLSQQVLIDCSWGFGNYACDGGEEWRAYEWIMKHGGIASTESYGPYLGQNGYCHCNQSELLGQLTGYASVEPGSATALKAALVKHGPVAVNIDASHKSFTFYANGVYEEPRCGNETSALDHAVLAVGYGVLQGKSYWLIKNSWSTYWGNDGYVLMAMKDNNCGVATAASFPILA